A stretch of the Dioscorea cayenensis subsp. rotundata cultivar TDr96_F1 chromosome 4, TDr96_F1_v2_PseudoChromosome.rev07_lg8_w22 25.fasta, whole genome shotgun sequence genome encodes the following:
- the LOC120258558 gene encoding phospholipase D delta-like, which translates to MVGSSSQSECEGRRSDNLKNIEILHGDLDLWILEARSLPNMDLMSERMRRCFTMYGSCGSPFGKSRSDKHRNRRKIITSDPYVSVCLAGATIAQTRVIPNCEDPIWKEHFCVPVAHPFSQIEFQVKDNDVFGAQLIGTLVIPVEQILPGATINGWFPIVGNDGNPIKTNPELHISVQFKPIENNLLYKDGFGGAPDYVGVPNAYFPLHKGGSVTLYQDAHVPDNLLPKIPLDEGKIFEQQKCWEDICHAILEAHHLIYIVGWSIYHPVKLVREPTKPLPAGGELSLGDLLKYKSQEGVRVLMLIWDDKTSHDKFFLKTDGVMHTHDEEARKFFRRSSVQCVLAPRYASNKLSIFKQQVVGTLFTHHQKCVLVDTQAPGNNRKITAFIGGLDLCDGRYDTPEHRLFGDLDSVFANDFHNPTFPINSRGPRQPWHDLHCRIDGPAAYDILTNFEQRWRKAIKWRDFKFRKVRHWNDDCLIKLDRISWIKTPYKDDCDAYVNSEDDPENWHVQIFRSIDSGSVRGFPKVVQEAESKNLVCAKNLKIDKSIHSAYVKAIRSAQHFIYIENQYFLGSSYYWPSYKNAGADNLIPMELALKIVSKIKAKEHFSVYIVVPLWPEGIPTGAAVQEILFWQAQTMAMMYRIIAQALEKSGQSEKYHPQDYLNFYCLGKREPLPSPIKKSSAGHNADSSGLRMAQKYRRFMIYVHAKGMIVDDEYVIIGSANINQRSMDGSRDTEIAMGAYQPKHMWAGKNSHPHGQVYGYRMSLWAEHLGKLEDCFCEPGSLECVKRVNQLAETNWQSFVSSEYKEMHGHLMKYPIQVRSDGSISSLPGHECFPDVGGKVLGAHSTLPDTLTT; encoded by the exons ATGGTTGGCTCCTCAAGTCAGTCAGAGTGCGAGGGGAGAAGGTCCGACAACCTTAAAAACATTGAGATCTTGCATGGTGACCTGGATTTATGGATCTTGGAAGCTAGATCTCTTCCAAATATGGATTTAATGTCAGAAAGGATGAGAAGATGTTTCACTATGTATGGATCTTGTGGATCACCTTTTGGTAAAAGCAGAAGTGATAAGCATAGAAATCGGCGCAAAATTATAACTAGTGATCCTTATGTTTCTGTTTGTCTGGCTGGTGCTACCATAGCCCAAACACGAGTAATTCCAAACTGTGAGGACCCAATCTGGAAAGAACACTTCTGTGTGCCTGTTGCCCACCCTTTTTCGCAGATTGAGTTTCAAGTCAAGGACAATGATGTTTTTGGAGCACAGCTTATTGGGACATTAGTAATACCTGTGGAGCAAATCTTGCCCGGAGCCACAATTAATGGTTGGTTTCCTATAGTTGGTAATGATGGAAATCCTATAAAAACAAATCCTGAACTGCATATATCTGTGCAGTTTAAGCCTATAGAGAACAACCTTTTATATAAAGATGGATTTGGTGGTGCTCCTGATTATGTTGGCGTGCCTAATGCCTACTTCCCACTTCATAAAGGAGGGAGCGTCACCCTATATCAAGATGCTCATGTTCCAGATAATTTGCTCCCTAAAATTCCACTTGACGAGGGAAAGATTTTTGAGCAGCAGAAATGTTGGGAAGATATTTGTCATGCAATCTTGGAAGCTCATCACTTGATCTATATAGTTGGTTGGTCCATTTATCACCCAGTGAAGCTTGTAAGGGAACCCACAAAACCATTGCCTGCTGGAGGGGAGTTATCTCTTGGAGACTTGTTGAAGTACAAATCTCAGGAAGGAGTTCGTGTGCTCATGTTGATTTGGGATGATAAGACCTCACATGACAAATTCTTTTTGAAAACG GATGGGGTGATGCATACTCATGATGAAGAAGCCCGAAAATTTTTCAGGCGTTCCAGTGTCCAATGTGTGCTAGCTCCTCGCTATGCAAGCAATAAACTAAGCATCTTTAAGCAACAG GTTGTAGGAACTTTATTTACCCACCACCAAAAGTGTGTACTTGTCGACACCCAAGCTCCAGGAAACAATCGGAAAATTACTGCTTTTATTGGTGGACTGGATCTATGCGATGGAAGATATGACACACCTGAACACAGGCTCTTTGGTGATCTTGATAGTGTTTTTGCCAATGATTTTCACAATCCTACATTTCCA ATCAACAGCCGAGGCCCAAGGCAACCCTGGCATGATTTACATTGCAGAATTGATGGCCCTGCTGCATATGACATACTGACAAATTTTGAACAACGATGGAGGAAAGCTATTAAATGGAGAGATTTCAAGTTCAGGAAAGTCAGACACTGGAATGATGATTGTTTGATAAAACTTGATCGTATTTCCTGGATTAAGACACCATATAAAGATGATTGTGATGCATATGTTAACAGTGAAGATGATCCTGAAAATTGGCATGTACAG ATTTTTCGCTCAATCGACTCGGGATCTGTAAGAGGTTTCCCAAAAGTAGTTCAGGAAGCTGAGTCCAAG AATCTTGTCTGTGCAAAGAATTTGAAAATAGACAAGAGCATACACAGTGCTTATGTGAAGGCCATAAGATCTGCACAACATTTTATATACATCGAGAACCAGTATTTTCTTGGATCATCATATTATTGGCCATCATACAAAAATGCAG GTGCAGATAATTTGATACCCATGGAGTTGGCCTTGAAGATTGTGAGCAAGATTAAAGCAAAAGAACACTTTTCAGTGTATATTGTCGTGCCGTTATGGCCTGAAGGCATTCCAACTGGTGCAGCCGTGCAGGAAATTCTATTTTGGCAG GCTCAAACAATGGCTATGATGTACAGAATTATTGCTCAGGCACTTGAAAAATCTGGCCAATCTGAAAAATACCACCCTCaagattatttgaatttttattgtctTGGAAAGCGTGAGCCTTTGCCGTCGCCAATTAAAAAGTCATCTGCAGGTCACAATGCAGATAGCAGTGGGCTG CGCATGGCACAGAAGTATCGCAGATTCATGATATATGTGCATGCTAAAGGGATGATAGTTGACGATGAATATGTGATCATTGGATCTGCCAATATCAATCAAAGATCAATGGATGGTTCAAGAGATACCGAGATAGCAATGGGAGCATATCAACCAAAGCACATGTGGGCAGGAAAAAACAGCCATCCACATGGACAG GTCTATGGATATAGAATGTCACTCTGGGCTGAGCACTTGGGCAAATTAGAGGACTGTTTCTGCGAACCGGGAAGTCTGGAATGTGTCAAACGAGTAAACCAATTAGCAGAAACTAATTGGCAATCTTTTGTGTCGTCGGAGTACAAAGAAATGCACGGGCACCTGATGAAGTACCCGATCCAAGTTCGGAGTGATGGTAGTATTAGCTCTTTACCTGGGCATGAATGCTTTCCAGATGTGGGTGGAAAAGTTCTTGGTGCACACTCCACTCTGCCTGATACTCTCACAACATGA